A DNA window from Allokutzneria albata contains the following coding sequences:
- a CDS encoding ricin-type beta-trefoil lectin domain protein, which yields MQQPRAGSQHLGRDTQGRTLVYVDGAAETVLRTAVGKVGGTVAAAVAGRVKAAVPATRIAELAALPGVSEVRLPDRAVPMAVTSEGVTASRAALWHQDGKKGAGVKVGVIDVGFGGLQQAQQSGDLPGNDRIVVNSSNCLDTGLSDDHGTNVAEVIHDMAPAANLYLACVEDTISFAAAADWLRQQGVQIITSSLGFLTSQASRGDGTGQPGSPADIVRRAREAGILWVSAAGNQARMHYAGTAADRTGDSWVEFTNPGESAGAQGNGFPVPWGSRPTVGLRWDAWPTTTKDLDLYVMKTPNPPSGPEDPNIAAKSTRSQAQSAGGLSPTEEVTFTNSDQPAQTRTYYVYVKNNNAPFTTGLELFVGGVNANVQLQRYTEAGSVVEPASSPFAIAVGASAPGSGVVQNYSSRGPSIDGRTKPDLTGFDAVTTATYGNRGFTGTSAAAAHVAGAAAVFKAANPALDAAQLHTALTSRAKRTSINNTSGHGFLDLGTPDAVPATNPAGYTPLVEPRRIHSRAYTPGELITVPVADVPGDATAVAVNITARSDTDTSVDVFPTDPAHLDTRATTLRVRPGGGFTAVMTVATLGPDRAIRVRNQSGNTWVIADVLGYFSPTSAANYITRPVPQRILDTRGGFGATPRTGPLGPGEVYPLAVRGVAGVPASATAVAVSITASEASEETFLSAYTLSDPSTSTLNLSRDDRRTNTAIVALAEDGTIKLRNDRGMLAVAVDVIGWFAPDPGARYVPLPSPTRVVDTASGTGLRQGPLGHGEIASFALGGTAGVSARATGAVVTTTATEDLIGSQLSVYPTDVGWSPVTTMGLRQGQTLASTTLLPLGATGKMDVRNERGHTQLATDVLGYFVDGTPATSAGACPTPRGELGFTPIFDARIDSSYGWQSTSDTPLRRDGCDLITGGSDSVYWFAGATYNSSYTLKTEWKATGANSDSGVLVALAHPGNHTNPEPGLEVRIGTDNSAGAATTGAITGLQAPTSSPVRPRGEWNTYEITVEWNRITVTLNGQRINDYIANPSTVDSQRLIGLHSRSGSDPVHFRNIRVKHNAATGVGSFVGINTKCLDNSGNATNNIAYLWSCYGGEAQTWTMPGDGTIRNADRCLDVENGATANGSRAGLYPCNDWNAQQWLVRTDGSLLNTRSGKCLTATGTSDRAPVTIEPCARTAEQTWRWQSQPAIAGALVNATGKCLDVVNGAPDATETWLWDCHGGFAQAWRLVADGTVRAFSRCLDVTGGAVTPGTRVGFAACNTSPAQQWELRPDASLINPKSGLCATAATPDTRAAITLQKCDRTPLQTWRLSAQSLGRGTMLGWVVGEPGGKCLDVVNGDPATNAVWMWQCAGTPAQVWYPVDSGTIRAFGKCLDINFGGTTNHTKVGLYDCNGVAGQQWVFRPNGTVVNPVSGRCLDASNRADTVVIYDCHGARNQRWALAARPS from the coding sequence GTGCAGCAGCCACGTGCTGGCTCCCAGCACCTCGGCCGCGACACTCAGGGCCGCACCCTGGTCTATGTCGACGGCGCCGCTGAGACGGTGCTGCGCACCGCCGTGGGGAAAGTCGGGGGCACTGTCGCCGCCGCGGTTGCCGGCCGCGTCAAAGCCGCCGTGCCCGCCACACGGATCGCCGAACTCGCCGCACTGCCAGGGGTGAGCGAGGTCCGGCTCCCCGATCGCGCCGTCCCGATGGCGGTCACCTCCGAAGGTGTGACGGCCTCGCGGGCCGCGCTGTGGCACCAGGACGGCAAGAAGGGTGCCGGCGTCAAGGTCGGCGTCATCGACGTCGGCTTCGGCGGGCTCCAGCAGGCCCAGCAGAGCGGGGACCTGCCCGGCAACGACCGCATCGTGGTCAACAGCAGCAACTGTCTGGACACCGGCCTCAGCGACGACCACGGCACCAACGTCGCCGAAGTCATCCACGACATGGCCCCTGCCGCCAACCTCTACCTCGCCTGTGTCGAGGACACCATCAGCTTCGCCGCCGCCGCGGACTGGCTGCGCCAGCAAGGCGTGCAGATCATCACCTCGTCCCTGGGGTTCCTGACCTCCCAGGCCAGCCGCGGGGACGGCACCGGGCAACCCGGCAGCCCCGCGGACATCGTCCGCCGCGCCCGCGAAGCCGGGATCCTGTGGGTCTCCGCAGCCGGAAACCAGGCCCGCATGCACTACGCCGGCACCGCCGCCGACCGCACCGGCGACTCCTGGGTGGAGTTCACCAACCCCGGCGAAAGCGCCGGGGCACAAGGCAATGGCTTCCCCGTGCCGTGGGGAAGCCGCCCCACCGTCGGTCTGCGCTGGGACGCCTGGCCCACCACCACGAAAGATCTCGACCTGTATGTGATGAAGACCCCCAACCCGCCCAGCGGGCCGGAGGATCCCAACATCGCCGCGAAATCCACCCGGTCCCAGGCCCAGTCGGCGGGGGGACTGAGCCCCACCGAGGAGGTGACGTTCACCAACAGCGACCAACCCGCGCAGACGCGCACCTACTACGTCTACGTCAAGAACAACAACGCCCCGTTCACCACCGGGCTGGAGCTGTTCGTCGGCGGCGTCAACGCCAACGTCCAGCTGCAGCGCTACACCGAGGCCGGCAGCGTCGTTGAACCCGCGAGCTCACCCTTCGCGATCGCCGTCGGGGCGAGCGCCCCCGGCTCCGGCGTCGTGCAGAACTACAGCAGCCGCGGCCCGAGCATCGATGGCCGCACCAAACCCGACCTCACCGGCTTCGACGCCGTCACCACCGCCACCTACGGCAACCGGGGCTTCACCGGAACCTCCGCCGCCGCCGCCCACGTCGCCGGCGCCGCCGCCGTGTTCAAGGCCGCCAACCCGGCCCTGGACGCCGCGCAGCTGCACACCGCGCTGACCTCCCGCGCCAAGCGAACCAGCATCAACAACACCAGCGGCCACGGTTTCCTGGACCTCGGAACACCCGATGCGGTGCCCGCCACCAACCCCGCCGGCTACACCCCCCTCGTCGAACCGCGCCGCATCCACAGCCGCGCCTACACCCCTGGTGAGCTCATCACCGTGCCCGTGGCCGATGTCCCCGGTGACGCGACAGCGGTGGCGGTCAACATCACCGCCCGCTCCGACACCGACACCAGCGTCGATGTCTTCCCCACCGACCCCGCCCACCTCGACACCCGAGCCACCACCCTGCGCGTGCGGCCCGGCGGCGGGTTCACCGCCGTGATGACCGTGGCCACCCTCGGACCCGACCGGGCCATCCGCGTCCGCAACCAGAGCGGCAACACCTGGGTCATCGCCGACGTCCTCGGCTACTTCAGCCCCACCAGCGCCGCCAACTACATCACCCGTCCCGTACCGCAACGCATCCTCGACACCCGTGGTGGATTCGGCGCCACACCCCGCACCGGGCCCCTCGGTCCTGGCGAGGTCTATCCGCTGGCCGTCCGCGGCGTCGCCGGCGTTCCCGCCAGCGCCACCGCCGTCGCGGTCTCGATCACCGCCTCAGAGGCCAGCGAGGAAACGTTCCTGTCCGCCTACACCCTCAGCGATCCCTCGACCTCCACGCTCAACCTCAGCCGTGACGACCGCCGAACCAACACCGCCATCGTCGCTCTCGCCGAGGACGGCACCATCAAGCTGCGCAACGACCGCGGCATGCTCGCCGTGGCCGTCGATGTCATCGGCTGGTTCGCCCCCGACCCCGGCGCACGCTACGTGCCCCTGCCCAGCCCGACACGCGTGGTAGACACCGCCTCCGGGACCGGACTGCGTCAAGGCCCACTCGGCCACGGCGAAATCGCTTCCTTCGCCCTCGGCGGCACCGCCGGCGTCAGCGCCCGCGCCACCGGCGCGGTGGTCACCACCACGGCCACCGAAGACCTCATCGGCAGCCAACTGTCGGTGTATCCCACCGACGTCGGGTGGTCGCCGGTGACCACGATGGGACTGCGCCAAGGCCAAACCCTCGCCAGCACCACCCTGCTGCCCCTGGGCGCCACCGGCAAAATGGACGTCCGCAACGAACGCGGCCACACCCAACTGGCCACCGACGTGCTCGGCTACTTCGTCGACGGCACCCCCGCCACCTCAGCCGGAGCGTGCCCGACGCCACGCGGCGAACTCGGGTTCACCCCCATCTTCGACGCCCGCATCGACAGCAGCTACGGCTGGCAATCCACCAGCGACACCCCACTCCGCCGCGACGGCTGCGACCTCATCACCGGCGGCAGCGACAGCGTGTACTGGTTCGCCGGCGCCACCTACAACAGCAGCTACACCCTCAAGACGGAGTGGAAGGCCACCGGCGCCAACTCCGACAGCGGTGTCCTGGTCGCACTGGCCCATCCCGGCAACCACACCAACCCCGAACCGGGCCTGGAAGTCCGCATCGGCACCGACAACTCCGCCGGAGCCGCCACCACCGGCGCCATCACCGGCCTGCAGGCACCCACCAGCTCCCCCGTCCGGCCCCGCGGGGAATGGAACACCTACGAGATCACCGTCGAGTGGAACCGCATCACCGTCACCCTCAACGGACAACGCATCAACGACTACATCGCCAATCCATCCACTGTGGACTCTCAACGCCTGATCGGCCTCCACAGCCGCAGCGGCAGCGATCCGGTGCACTTCCGCAACATCCGCGTCAAACACAACGCCGCCACCGGTGTCGGCTCCTTCGTGGGAATCAACACCAAGTGCCTGGACAACTCCGGCAACGCCACCAACAACATCGCCTACCTCTGGTCCTGCTACGGCGGCGAAGCCCAAACCTGGACCATGCCCGGGGACGGCACCATCCGCAACGCCGACCGCTGCCTGGACGTCGAGAACGGTGCCACCGCCAACGGCAGCCGCGCAGGTCTATACCCGTGCAACGACTGGAACGCCCAGCAATGGCTGGTACGCACCGACGGCAGCCTGCTCAACACCCGCTCCGGCAAATGCCTCACCGCCACAGGAACCAGCGACCGGGCGCCGGTCACCATCGAACCCTGCGCCCGCACTGCCGAACAGACCTGGCGCTGGCAGTCCCAGCCCGCGATCGCCGGCGCCCTGGTCAACGCCACCGGCAAGTGCCTAGATGTCGTCAACGGTGCACCCGATGCCACCGAAACCTGGCTGTGGGACTGCCACGGCGGCTTCGCCCAAGCCTGGCGGCTGGTCGCCGACGGCACCGTCCGCGCGTTCTCCCGCTGCCTCGACGTCACCGGCGGCGCCGTCACCCCCGGCACCCGCGTCGGCTTCGCCGCCTGCAACACCTCACCAGCCCAGCAGTGGGAACTGCGCCCCGACGCGAGCCTGATCAACCCCAAGTCCGGGCTATGCGCCACCGCGGCCACACCCGACACCCGAGCGGCGATCACACTGCAGAAGTGCGACCGCACGCCACTGCAGACCTGGCGCCTGTCCGCCCAATCCCTGGGCCGGGGCACCATGCTCGGCTGGGTCGTCGGCGAACCCGGCGGCAAATGCCTCGACGTCGTCAACGGCGACCCCGCCACCAACGCCGTCTGGATGTGGCAGTGCGCCGGAACACCCGCTCAGGTCTGGTACCCCGTCGACAGCGGAACCATCCGCGCCTTCGGAAAATGCCTCGACATCAACTTCGGAGGAACCACTAACCACACCAAAGTCGGCCTCTACGACTGCAACGGCGTCGCCGGACAACAATGGGTGTTCCGACCCAACGGCACCGTCGTCAACCCCGTCTCCGGCCGCTGCCTCGACGCCTCCAACCGCGCTGACACCGTCGTCATCTACGACTGCCACGGCGCCCGCAACCAGCGATGGGCACTCGCAGCACGCCCCAGCTAA
- a CDS encoding transposase family protein → MQVISASRSEWIAPFTGLEPGQFRKLVRVVARRGGDEIADGRPGRQWRLPLADRVLLVATYWRTNLTMRQIGPLFGVSHSAAHRVIDSLGPLLALAPVRRRRIDQIAIVDGTLVPTRDHRLAARSKNYRYSTNLQVAIDADTRLVIATGDPQPGNRNDCTVYRDSGMKQALAGRPVMADGGYQGNPEVIMPYRKPRDGADLPDWKEDLNTVHRSIRARAEHALARMKCWKILRDYRRAAHTLADTASGIAHLHNLALTG, encoded by the coding sequence GTGCAGGTGATCTCGGCATCGCGGTCGGAGTGGATCGCACCGTTCACGGGCTTGGAGCCCGGGCAGTTCCGCAAGCTCGTGCGCGTTGTGGCCCGGCGAGGTGGTGACGAGATCGCTGACGGGCGTCCTGGCCGCCAGTGGCGGCTCCCGCTGGCCGATCGGGTTCTGTTGGTGGCGACCTACTGGCGGACGAACCTGACGATGCGCCAGATCGGGCCGTTGTTCGGGGTCTCGCACTCCGCGGCACACCGGGTGATCGACAGCCTCGGGCCGCTGCTGGCGCTGGCCCCGGTACGTCGCCGGCGGATCGACCAGATCGCCATCGTCGATGGAACCCTTGTGCCCACTCGTGATCACCGGCTGGCCGCGCGATCGAAGAACTACCGGTACTCGACCAATCTTCAGGTGGCGATCGACGCCGACACCCGTCTCGTGATCGCCACCGGCGACCCGCAACCCGGTAACCGCAACGACTGCACCGTCTACCGCGACTCCGGCATGAAACAGGCCCTGGCTGGCCGCCCGGTGATGGCCGACGGCGGCTATCAAGGCAACCCCGAGGTGATCATGCCGTACCGCAAACCTCGGGACGGTGCTGACCTGCCGGACTGGAAGGAAGACCTCAACACCGTCCACCGCAGTATCCGCGCCCGCGCCGAACACGCCCTGGCCCGCATGAAGTGCTGGAAGATCCTGCGCGACTACCGCCGCGCCGCCCACACCCTGGCCGACACCGCATCCGGAATCGCACACCTCCACAACCTCGCTCTCACCGGCTGA
- a CDS encoding caspase, EACC1-associated type — protein MGVRDALLIATGAYSSERLAELRSPAADVVELADVLADPAIGWFQTKQVVDAPAHRATRAIEEFFRNRSTDDLLVLHISCHGVKDDDGLLYFACADTDPELLASTSIPAGFLHAQMGRCRAKSIVLLLDCCFSGAFVPGMKAAIGMDAKEQLAGYGRAVLMATGRTEYAWEGNRFLELEPEPSRFTEAIIHGLRTGEADRDGDGRVAVDELYEHVYERLRESGVKQTPQWSSELVHRVYLANRAISLQSERLSKSGVRIWPQRRARRGQDALILRDISLKDAVTGKVDTISVETAIICGECRGLGTSADSVVERCPRCRGDGLNGEKDCETCTGFGTLIENPCPGCVGDGRVVVRRSIAAKIPAGISTGMRIRLSEQGETGPGGGPAGDVYLEFNELPDDHFERRGMDLHCTTDISAEIARTGGIIDLDTFDGVKKIRISGGVKSGKTVRVAGLGFPRLRASGEVDGRGDLMITVDVRER, from the coding sequence GTGGGCGTCCGCGACGCACTCCTGATCGCTACCGGCGCCTACAGCAGCGAACGACTCGCTGAGCTGCGCTCACCGGCGGCGGACGTTGTCGAACTCGCCGATGTGCTGGCCGATCCCGCAATCGGATGGTTCCAGACGAAACAGGTCGTCGACGCGCCAGCGCACCGGGCCACGCGCGCGATTGAGGAGTTCTTCCGCAACCGGAGTACCGACGACTTGCTGGTGCTACACATCTCGTGCCACGGGGTGAAGGACGATGACGGCCTGCTGTACTTCGCGTGTGCGGACACGGATCCGGAACTGCTGGCGTCCACGTCGATCCCGGCGGGTTTCCTGCACGCCCAGATGGGCCGGTGCCGCGCGAAGTCGATCGTGCTGCTGCTGGACTGCTGTTTCAGCGGGGCGTTCGTACCGGGCATGAAAGCGGCCATCGGAATGGACGCGAAAGAACAACTGGCCGGTTACGGACGAGCCGTCCTGATGGCCACCGGCAGGACGGAATACGCGTGGGAAGGGAATCGGTTCTTGGAGTTGGAACCGGAGCCCTCGAGATTCACCGAAGCGATCATCCACGGTCTGCGCACGGGCGAAGCGGATCGCGATGGCGATGGCAGAGTGGCTGTCGACGAGCTTTACGAGCATGTCTACGAGCGCCTGCGGGAATCCGGCGTCAAGCAGACGCCGCAGTGGTCGTCGGAACTGGTGCATCGAGTGTACCTGGCGAACCGGGCGATTTCGCTGCAGTCGGAGCGGCTGTCGAAATCCGGAGTCCGAATCTGGCCGCAGCGCCGAGCCCGTCGCGGCCAGGACGCGTTGATCTTGCGCGACATCTCGCTGAAGGACGCGGTCACGGGCAAGGTCGACACGATCTCGGTCGAAACCGCGATCATCTGTGGAGAATGCCGTGGGCTCGGCACTTCCGCGGATTCCGTTGTCGAGCGGTGTCCCCGATGTAGAGGAGATGGTCTCAACGGCGAGAAGGACTGCGAGACCTGCACAGGATTCGGGACATTGATCGAAAATCCCTGTCCGGGCTGCGTCGGCGACGGCCGAGTCGTCGTGCGGAGGAGTATCGCCGCCAAGATCCCCGCAGGGATTTCGACCGGTATGCGCATCCGACTGTCGGAGCAGGGTGAAACCGGTCCCGGTGGCGGGCCGGCCGGTGACGTCTATCTCGAGTTCAACGAGCTGCCCGATGATCATTTCGAACGGCGTGGTATGGACTTGCACTGCACGACCGATATCTCGGCCGAGATCGCACGCACTGGCGGGATCATTGACCTGGACACCTTTGACGGTGTGAAGAAAATCCGGATATCGGGCGGGGTCAAGTCCGGCAAGACGGTCCGTGTCGCCGGGCTCGGATTTCCGCGTCTCCGCGCGTCCGGTGAGGTAGACGGTCGGGGAGACCTGATGATCACCGTGGATGTCCGCGAACGCTAG